In the Enterococcus rotai genome, TTTCTTAAATAGTTGCCCTAAGTACATCACATTAAGATGCAACGATTGCGCTACACATTTCAATGTCAACTCACTTGTATAATCCGAACGAATTTTATCGATCACATTTTGGACATTTTCAGAATAATCATAGGCAATCTTTTCCCGGGTGATTTGTTTGACTGTATTCGATAGGATTTCACGTAGTTTATCCACATTTGAGGAATGATTGATATCATCCAGTATCTGTTGATATTCCCCTTCATCCAAATGATTAAAACGCCGATAAATATCCATGAACAGCATAAAGGTAATGTGTCGGACATCTTCTGGTCGCGCACCGATTTTTTGAGTTTTAGAAAAAATCTCAGCGATGGTTGACTCGATCGTAGTGAAATCCCCTACCATCAAGGTCTTATTAAAATTAATAATATCTGCCGAAAGATCAAAGTCATCTGAAAAAACTGAATAGAGTAAATTTTTACCGCCTGCTTCATAAAATTTATAACGCTGCAATGTTTGGTTCGCCTTTTCATAACTGTCTGGAACATCTTCCCAATCACTGACCGTTTCCCCTACACTGATCAGCCAGCTGTCATCTTCTTCAGTTTGCAGCGGATTTGCTGCTAGAAGTTGGTTTAAGTGATATTTGCCACCTTTAAAGATATGTACAAGCAAACTTTTATCGCCTAAATTTCGTGAAAAAAATAAGGATTGTTGCTGTCCTTCCAGCCATTTTACGACTTGCGCTTTTTTCTCGCGTGTGACCTCTACTAATAAGACTGTCCAATCCGATTTTTCCGCAGTGTTGATTAGCTGATCAAGTTCTTCAAAGTTATCTTTATCGATTTCACCATTTACCCATTGTGACAATAAAATTTCGCTGTATAAACCATTCCTAGTTTCTTGTTGATTCCGATTGTCTAGACGTTTTTTTGCTTTCCGGACACTTTTTAAAAGCTCTAGTTTATCTACTGGTTTCATCAAATAATTAATAGCCCCGAGCTGTAATCCGCCCTTTAAAAAATCAAATTTCTGGTAACCAGAAAGAATCATAAATTCAAACTGTCTAGCTTCTTTTTGAGCAGCTTCAATAAACTCTAGTCCTGTCATTTCCGGCATCGTAATATCCGTTATCACAAGATCAATCGATTCCAGTTCCATCGTGGTCAATGCTTCTTTAGCATTTCGAGCTGTCCCTTTGATGGTAAAACCTTCCTCTTCCCATGAAATAATCTTTTTCAACCCATTAACGATCATATATTCATCATCAACTAGCAAAACATTATACTTCATTTTCTCGCTCCTTTATTGTGAACTAGTCTGACTATTGTTATACCCGATTTCGGTTTTAGGAAAGGAATCGTCAAATGAAAGTTCAATAGCGATTCCTTTGGTTTCATTTGGCCTAATTGTCATCAAAAAACTTGGCCCAAAGTAAGCACGCAGGCGTTCATTCACATTTTGTAACCCGATCGAGCCATGTAATTCGATTTGTTCACTTTGCAATTTCGTTTCAATCAAAGCTAGTTTTTGAGGTGAGATCCCCTTCCCGTTATCACGAATCAAAATCTTCACTTGATCATTACTTAAATGTGCTTTAACACTGATTGCATTGTCATTTCGCGAAAAATCGATACCATGGACAAAATAATTTTCAATCAATGGTTGTATGGAAAATTTAGGTAAAACTAGTTTCTTCAATGCGTCATCGATTTCAAAATGATAAGCGATTCGGTCTGGATATCTCATTTGATACAGATATACATATTTCTCACAGAAACTTAGCTCTTTTTCCAGAGTTGTCGTTTTAGCTTGATCCGTATTATTACGCAGTAAGGTTGAAAAAGCATAGACTACATCCGCTAATTCTTCACTGCCTTCACTTAATGCATACATGCGAATATACTCTAAGGTGTTGTATAAAAAATGTGGGCTGATTTGAGATTGTAGCGCTCGCATATGCGCATCTTGCTGTTTGATCTCTAATTTATAAATGTCGGCGATATATTGCTCAATATTATCCAACATCGTATTGATCCCCTTTGAGAGCTCTCTCAGTTCAAACTGTGTCTCCTGTTCATTGATTCGCGTATTTAGATCGCCTTTAGTGACAAGTGCCATTGAGTCCATGATAATATCAACTTGCTGTGAATACTTCGTAAAGGTTCGATACAACAAATACAGCAATAAAAAAATCAAGCCTAAGCCGCCTATCATTAGAATGCGCAAATCAAAAAAGACATGTGTGAGGATCTGCTGCTTAGATACAGTTACCAAGATATCAAAACCGCTCGTTGTTTGTATATGTTCCAACAGATTAGTTTGGGCCAACGTTTGAATCGGTAATAGTGAAATTTCTTTCATTTTTTGTTGGATCAACTGCTGGTCTAAGGTGTTATTTTTTTCTGTATAAGTTAATAATTGGTAGCCCGTACTTGAAAAAACATAGGCTGACAAGCCATCAAACGTCGTTAAATGAGTCAAACTATCAATAATATCTTTTTGAGAAAATTCGACATAAAAACTGCCCAGAACTTCTAAAGTTACTGGATTTGTAATAGGATAAGATAAATAAAATTTGTTGTTTAAGCGAGGGGTTCCGCTGATTTTTTTACCACTCTTATCATCTGCGGTAGAAAGATAGTAATCATTATAATTATTCAACACCATAATGATCGATTCTATATTGTCATACATCGTGTAAAAATTCTTCACTTGACCTGGTAAAAATAAATAGTTGCCCGTTGCTAGTTGTTGATCGTAAGAATAATTCAAATAATTGGAAATTGGCTCGTCCATATAACGATTCAAATTGTTGATCTTCTCTTGATTATCAGTCAACCCATTTAACATCGTCTTCCCTTGAATATTTTTATCATTGATCGAGCGAGCAATCGTATCGACAGCTTCTTGCGCTGTGATTTCCCCTCTTCCCATCGATTGCCAATAGGTATTCATCCCAATGCTGACCATACCAATCAGGATCAGTGTAACCAAAATCAACGCATAATTTTTCAGTAATCGGTTTAGTAATGTTTTTTCATTAAAGGAAGAAGGTTTCTTTTTACGCATGAAGTTCCAAACGTTGATCGATCGTTTGGCGCCATGATTTTGTCGCTGTAAAGCTCCATATTTGGATCATAGAAACCGTACCGAATAGAATCAATCCTTTGAATTTCCACGTAATAAATACAATCAAACTTACGCCAATCGCTATTTTCAATAAATTCGTAAAATTAGATAATGTCGAAATAAACGCCAGTTTCAACAAATTTTTTAAACCGATTTCATAATAGCTATCTAATAACAATGTGTATTGATACGTAACGATCCCATAAATCATTGCAAAAACTAACAGAAAATCGATCATTAAAAAA is a window encoding:
- a CDS encoding YesL family protein translates to MVGKALETLFIKVWVIVKLNLFFWLFSCCGLIVAGVGPALKTVNELFVSHEFNYKEITLKDGWNTFKKNFVRGNLLFYGLGLLLSILAYNLFLSVQIQGMAFLMIDFLLVFAMIYGIVTYQYTLLLDSYYEIGLKNLLKLAFISTLSNFTNLLKIAIGVSLIVFITWKFKGLILFGTVSMIQIWSFTATKSWRQTIDQRLELHA
- a CDS encoding sensor histidine kinase, whose product is MRKKKPSSFNEKTLLNRLLKNYALILVTLILIGMVSIGMNTYWQSMGRGEITAQEAVDTIARSINDKNIQGKTMLNGLTDNQEKINNLNRYMDEPISNYLNYSYDQQLATGNYLFLPGQVKNFYTMYDNIESIIMVLNNYNDYYLSTADDKSGKKISGTPRLNNKFYLSYPITNPVTLEVLGSFYVEFSQKDIIDSLTHLTTFDGLSAYVFSSTGYQLLTYTEKNNTLDQQLIQQKMKEISLLPIQTLAQTNLLEHIQTTSGFDILVTVSKQQILTHVFFDLRILMIGGLGLIFLLLYLLYRTFTKYSQQVDIIMDSMALVTKGDLNTRINEQETQFELRELSKGINTMLDNIEQYIADIYKLEIKQQDAHMRALQSQISPHFLYNTLEYIRMYALSEGSEELADVVYAFSTLLRNNTDQAKTTTLEKELSFCEKYVYLYQMRYPDRIAYHFEIDDALKKLVLPKFSIQPLIENYFVHGIDFSRNDNAISVKAHLSNDQVKILIRDNGKGISPQKLALIETKLQSEQIELHGSIGLQNVNERLRAYFGPSFLMTIRPNETKGIAIELSFDDSFPKTEIGYNNSQTSSQ
- a CDS encoding response regulator transcription factor, with the protein product MKYNVLLVDDEYMIVNGLKKIISWEEEGFTIKGTARNAKEALTTMELESIDLVITDITMPEMTGLEFIEAAQKEARQFEFMILSGYQKFDFLKGGLQLGAINYLMKPVDKLELLKSVRKAKKRLDNRNQQETRNGLYSEILLSQWVNGEIDKDNFEELDQLINTAEKSDWTVLLVEVTREKKAQVVKWLEGQQQSLFFSRNLGDKSLLVHIFKGGKYHLNQLLAANPLQTEEDDSWLISVGETVSDWEDVPDSYEKANQTLQRYKFYEAGGKNLLYSVFSDDFDLSADIINFNKTLMVGDFTTIESTIAEIFSKTQKIGARPEDVRHITFMLFMDIYRRFNHLDEGEYQQILDDINHSSNVDKLREILSNTVKQITREKIAYDYSENVQNVIDKIRSDYTSELTLKCVAQSLHLNVMYLGQLFKKETKKSFSQYLNQYRMKKAQNLLLYTDDNVNEIADKIGFNNSTYFSQIFKKMNDLTPKEFREKYKHHYDSVGEE